The stretch of DNA CCGTCGACCTTCCAGGTCCAGTCGTCGCCGACCGTGCCGTGCAGGCCGCCCGCGAAACGGTACACTTCGTTGGTACGGTCGCTGCCCGCGTCGATGTCGCCGAACGAATAATAGATGCGCGCGGCGCCGGCAGCAGGCGTGTTGGCGTTTGCAGCAGCATAGGGGTTGTTCGGGTTGAGCTGGCGGCCGGGCGCGCCGGGAACCGCGCAATTGATGCCCGCGGTGCAGATATAGACCGGCAGGACGATGCCGGGGTTGCTCGACGCCAGCGACGGCGCGCCACCATAAGGCTGGGTATTACGCAGCGCGCGCGGCGCGTTGTTGATGCTGACATAGCTGTTCGAATAGCTGCCGGTCAGATAGCCCTCGACATTCTCCGCAAGACGCACGCTGATGCGCCCGTTGATCGAATATTTGCGCTGGAACGGGGCAAGCTGGAAATATTCGTCTTCCAGATTGTGCTTGCAGCCGACGCCGTTGGCGACACCGCTCTGGGTAAAGGTGCCGCGTGCACAATTGCCGAGGTTGAGCGTCGTGTAGTTGGCGTTCGCAATCGCCGTACCGCCGCTCAAAGGATTGTTGAGGTCGGATTGCGTGGTGCGAACGACGACGGCGTTCGGCGTCGCGGTGGTCAGCGAATTGTCCGCGCCGTTATTGTCGTTGCCGCCGATCGAGGTCAGATCGCGGTTGTTGTACGGGAAGCCACGGCTGTGGTTGCTGACGCGACCGTCCTGCTGGAATTCGCCGTTCAGATAGACGTTGAAGCCCTTGTCGGCATAATCGCCATAGCCGATCGTCAGGTTGGCACGCTGGCGCGCGGCATCGCCGTGGCTGCTGGCGCCCGCCTCGACCGTGCCGGCGATGCCGGTGAACTGCTTCTTGAGGATCAGGTTGACCACGCCGCCGATCGCATCGGCACCATAGGTCGACGAGGCGCCGTCCTTCAGCACTTCGACGCGTTCGATCAGGCTGAACGGGATCGAGTTGAGATCGACATAGGAATTATGTCCATCGTCGTTGATCGGAAAATTGGCCGAACGCAGTCCGTCGACCAGCACCAGCGTCGACGAGACGCCGAGACCGCGCAACGACACCGCGACGCCACCGGCCGAGAAGCCGCTCTGGAAGCCCACACCGATCGAACCGCCGCTATCGGCCGAGACCGAGCGGATCGCTTCGGCAGCCGTCGTGATGCCGGCCTTCGCCAGGCTGTCCGCGGTCAGCACCGTGACGGGCGACGGCGTTTCGGTGTTGGTCCGGCGGAACAGCGAACCGGTGACGACGATATCCTGCGCCGGATCCTGCGCAGGATCCGCCGCCTGGTCGGTCGTCGCCTCGACGGTACCAGCCGGCGCGGTCGGCGCGGTCTGGGCAAAAGCCGGGCTGCTCAAGCTCAGCAGAATGGCGAGCGGCGCAGCGCCGCAGCACAGACGGGTCGCGGTGGCGCGATTGAACGAACGCATGAAGTTTATCCCCCAGGTAACGATGATCGTGGCCGATTGCAGCGACACGCATCGGGCACCCCCCGGTGCCTTTGTGCCGCCTAAGTGTCCGATGCCGAAACCAATGTAAATTAGTCTGTCACCACGGAGTAACTTTATTACGTTTTGTTGCCTTTCCGCAACAATCGCCGACCGGGGGATGCGGACCAGCCCGATAAGGGCGAGCAAGGCCACATTCCCATCATCCTCGCTGGTCACGACGTTGGCGACCGTCGGCAATCGCGGTGGACGTCCCTGTCGACACAGCCCCTTTTCCGATCCACACCTGATCGCCGCTTGCGTACCGCGTATGATTGGATAGCCTCCTGCGAGAGGACCTAGAGTCGAAGACCGGAGACTTGCATGCGCGGATGGGCACGGGTTCGACTGGGTGCGGTCGCCGCATTAAGTGTGGCGACGACTGACCCGGCGCTTGCCGCGTGCAAGGTCGCAAAGATCGCAGAGCTGCCCGTGACCCTGATCGGTCGGCGCGCAATGGTCGACGCGAAGTTCGGCGCGCACGATACGCGGTTCATCGTCGATAGCGGCGCGTTCTACAGCACGGTCTCGCGTGCGTCGGCGGCGGAGTTCGGGCTGTCGAGCACCCCCGCCCCAGCCTGGTTCCGGCTTCGCGGCGTCAACGGCGACACATCCGCATCGGTCGCGAGCGCGAAGGACTTCTCGCTCGCCGGTCTGACGATCCCGCGGGTCAGCTTCATCGTCGGCGGCACCGATACGGGCACCGCCGGGCTGCTCGGCCAGAACATCCTCGGCCTTGCCGATGTCGAATATGACCTGCCGCACAGTGCGGTGCGCCTGATGCGGGTCGAAGGATGCGACGCTGTCGGGCTCGCCTATTGGGCCGCGGGAAAGCCGTTTTCGACGATTCCTCTCGAACGCGGCGCCACCGGCCCGTTCAAGCCGCACACCGTCGGCACGGTGCTGGTCAACGGCGTGAAGATGCGCGCGGTGTTCGATTCCGGCGCGCAGACCACCGTCATGACGCTCGCCGCAGCCAAGCGCGCGGGCATCACGCCGTCCAGCCCCGGCGTGGTCGCGGTCGGATTGAACTCGGGTATCGGCTCGAAGCAGCTCGCGACGTGGCGCGCACCGTTCGACACGATCGACCTGGGCGGCGAGGTCGTGCCGCACCCCAAATTCCAGATCGCCGACATCCGGATCGACGGCGACATGCTGATCGGGTTCGACTTCTTCCTGACGCACCGCATCTTCGTGTCGAACGCGAACCACCTGCTCTACATGACCTACGAAGGCGGCCCGGTCTTCGGGCTGACGCCGACCGGTGCGCGCACCACCGCGGGTGAGAAGCTGGACCTGACCGATACCGCCGCCATGCCGACCGATGCCGAGGGGTTCAGCCGACGCGCCGCGGTGTTCCTGTCAAAGCGCCGGACCGTCGAGGGTCTCGCCGATCTCGACAAGGCGGTGGCGATGGCGCCGAGCGAAGGGCGCTACGTCTATCTGCGCGCGCAGGCCCGTCTCGCGCACGGCCAGCTCCTGCTCGCCGCCGCCGACCTCGACAAGGCCGTGACTCTGATGCCCGACGACAGCGACGCTCGCCTGTTGCGCGCGCGCCTCCGCCTGATGAGCCGCGATCCCGATGGCGCGCGCGAGGACGCCAAGGTCGCCGATCGCGCGCTGCCGGCCGGATCGGATCGCCGGCTCCAGCTTGCCGGCCTCTACCAGAACCTGGATCAGCCCGAGCTGGCGATCGTCAATTACGACGCCTGGCTGAAGATGCATGGCGAGGATGCCGACCGGTCGACCGCGTATAACGGGCGATGCTGGGCTCGCGCGCTGCTCAACCGCGAGCTGGATCGCGCGCTGTCCGATTGCAACACCGCGGTGAAGCTGCGGCCCGGCTATGCTGCCTATCTGGACAGCCGCGCCCTGGTGAACCTGCGGCTCGGCAAGCTCGATGCCGCGCTCGTCGACTATGACGCCGCGGTCAAAGCCAACCCACGCAACGCGTGGTCGCTCTACACCCGGGCGATCGCCGAACGGCGCGCGGGCAAGACCGACGCGGCCGACGCCGACCGCAAGGCCGCGCTCGCGATCAACCCGAACGTCGCGAAGCGCGCGGCACGCTACGGTCTGGACGTCTGACCAGCGGCAAGGCGTGGGCGGGCCCTCTCGGCGCCCGCCCACGCAAAGATTGCTACGCCTTCCTGAGCGACTTCACCGCGTGATCGGCGGCGCGGGCGGTCAGCGCCATGAACGTCAGCGACGGGTTCACGCACGAAATCGACGCCATCTGTGCACCGTCGGTGACATAGAGATTGGACGCCGCGTGCGCCTGGCTCCATTCGTTGAGCACCGACGTGCGCGGATCGCGGCCCATGCGTGCGCCACCCATCTCGTGGATCGCGTCGCCGGGGACGTGTTCCTTCTCGCTGCTCGTCACGTTGGTCAGGCCCGCCCCCTTGAGCATCGCCTCGCCCTGCGCCCGCGCGTCGGTCATCATCTTCAGTTCGTTGTCGCGGAAGCGGACGTCGAAACGGACCAGGGGAACCCCGAACCGGTCGACCTTGCTCGCATGCAGCGACACGCGGTTGTCGGCATAGGGCAGGCACTCGCCGAACGCGCCCATGCTGAACCGCCACGGCGCGTATTTGCGCATGCCCAGCTTCATCGATGCACCAAACCCGACCGGCGCGGCGGGGTTGCGATACGCGCTCCCCTGATAGCCATAGCCGCGCTTGAAGCCGACACCCTCGTCTCCCCCGATGTTGCGGAAGCGCGGGATGTAGACGCCGCCTGGCCGACGACCGAATTCGATGAATTCCTCCATGCCGGGGATGTCGCCTTCGATCCCGACGCGGAAGATATGGTCCATCACATAGCGGCCAAGCGTGCCGCTCTCGTCGAAATAGCTCCGGTCGCTGCCCGGTGCGCGCGAATTGAGCATGATCTGCGTCGAGGCGATCGCCGACGCACAGAGGAAGACGAGATCGGCGTTGACGGTTTCCGCCTTGCCGGTCTTGGCATCGATATAACGGACGCCGGTGACCTTTTTCTGCGCCGCGTCGTACACGAGGTTGGTGACGACCGAGTCCGATTTCAGCGTCAGTCGGCCCGTCGCCCGCGCGGCCGGCAAGGTGACGGCCTGGGTCGAGAAATAGGCGCCGAACGAACAGCCATTGCCGCATTGGTTGCGGAACTGGCACTTGGTGCGGTTCTGGTCGGGCTTGTCCTCGGTCATGTTCGACAGCCGGGTGTTGATCAGCTTGCGGCCGGGGAACTTGGTTTCGAGTCCCTGCTTCAGCCATTTCTCCGCGACGTTCATCGGCATCGGCGGCTGGAACGCGCTGTCGGGCAGATAGTCCAGGTTCTCGCGCGAACCGGACACGCCAATATACTTCTCGACATAGCTGTACCACGGCGCG from Sphingomonas sp. HMP9 encodes:
- a CDS encoding GMC family oxidoreductase, which translates into the protein MAETNRFDAIVIGSGVSGGFAAKELTEKGLRVLMLDRGKMVEHGEGYTYDGKPAYEVPARNIMPKALIESDYFIGKHGYVQPSNREFHNDDRLNPYAYDEGSKFYWIRPGAVGGKSLIWGRWCFRWSPADFEANKRDGIDGDWPIRYDDVAPWYSYVEKYIGVSGSRENLDYLPDSAFQPPMPMNVAEKWLKQGLETKFPGRKLINTRLSNMTEDKPDQNRTKCQFRNQCGNGCSFGAYFSTQAVTLPAARATGRLTLKSDSVVTNLVYDAAQKKVTGVRYIDAKTGKAETVNADLVFLCASAIASTQIMLNSRAPGSDRSYFDESGTLGRYVMDHIFRVGIEGDIPGMEEFIEFGRRPGGVYIPRFRNIGGDEGVGFKRGYGYQGSAYRNPAAPVGFGASMKLGMRKYAPWRFSMGAFGECLPYADNRVSLHASKVDRFGVPLVRFDVRFRDNELKMMTDARAQGEAMLKGAGLTNVTSSEKEHVPGDAIHEMGGARMGRDPRTSVLNEWSQAHAASNLYVTDGAQMASISCVNPSLTFMALTARAADHAVKSLRKA
- a CDS encoding retropepsin-like aspartic protease translates to MRGWARVRLGAVAALSVATTDPALAACKVAKIAELPVTLIGRRAMVDAKFGAHDTRFIVDSGAFYSTVSRASAAEFGLSSTPAPAWFRLRGVNGDTSASVASAKDFSLAGLTIPRVSFIVGGTDTGTAGLLGQNILGLADVEYDLPHSAVRLMRVEGCDAVGLAYWAAGKPFSTIPLERGATGPFKPHTVGTVLVNGVKMRAVFDSGAQTTVMTLAAAKRAGITPSSPGVVAVGLNSGIGSKQLATWRAPFDTIDLGGEVVPHPKFQIADIRIDGDMLIGFDFFLTHRIFVSNANHLLYMTYEGGPVFGLTPTGARTTAGEKLDLTDTAAMPTDAEGFSRRAAVFLSKRRTVEGLADLDKAVAMAPSEGRYVYLRAQARLAHGQLLLAAADLDKAVTLMPDDSDARLLRARLRLMSRDPDGAREDAKVADRALPAGSDRRLQLAGLYQNLDQPELAIVNYDAWLKMHGEDADRSTAYNGRCWARALLNRELDRALSDCNTAVKLRPGYAAYLDSRALVNLRLGKLDAALVDYDAAVKANPRNAWSLYTRAIAERRAGKTDAADADRKAALAINPNVAKRAARYGLDV